TCTTCTTCCAGTTGAATGAGTGACATCAACAAAGACTGGTAAATGAGTTTCTTGTTTTAGAATTGGTACAGCAGAAATATCCAATGTATTTCTAGTGGCACGCTCGTAAGTACGAATACCACGCTCACATAAAATGATTTGGTCATTTCCTTGAGAGATAATATATTCTGCAGCATTAACAAACTCGTCAATTGTTGCTGCTAAGCCACGCTTTAAGAGTACTGGTTTTCGAACAGCTCCAGCTGCTTTTAACAATTCAAAGTTCTGCATGTTACGTGCACCGATTTGAATGATATCAACATAGTCTAGCGCCGTTTCAATATCAGCCGGGTTAACAATTTCACTAATAATAGCTAAGCCATATTCATCTCCAACTTTTCTTAAAATCTTTAAACCTTCAAGACCAAGACCTTGGAAGTCATATGGACTAGTACGTGGTTTAAACGCACCACCGCGAAGAATTTTAATCCCTTGTTTCACAGCCTGTTCTGCAACAGCTACTACCTGATCATAGCTTTCCACAGCACATGGACCGATAATAAACGATTGACTGCCATCACCGATTCTTACGCCGTTTACTTCTACAATTGTGTCCTCAGGTTTTTTCTTACGTGAAACAAGTAAAGCTTTACTATGATCATCTTCCTGAAGCTCTAAACTAGCTTTAAAGATTTCTTTGAAAATATGTTGTAAGGTAGAGTTTTCGAATGGTCCATCGTTATATTCCTTAATACTATTCAACATTTTGCGCTCGCGAACAGGATCATAACGATGTACACCTTGTGCATCTTTCGCTTTCCCGATCTCCTGCACAACTCTTCCTCGCTCATTAATTAACTTTAAAATCTGTAAATTAATCTCATCTGCTCTCTCTCTTAATGCTTCTAATTCCGCATTACTCATCTCTCTCATCCTTTCGCAATCAATTTTTGAAAATAATAACCACTCTAATGAATGAAGTATTGCAACATAAGGTTTTCTTTATCATTCCATAAAAGTGTGGTACATTTTCTATAATTAGTTGTAATTATAAACGATAAAATAGTGATTGTCATTAAAAACTTTAACATTTAAACGCTTTTAAGCTTTTAAGCGGTAAAGTGTATAGCCATACGTACTTACAAAGACCTGTTAACCTTGGTTTTATAATGAATACATGCAAAATTAGAGGAAAGATCATATTCAGAGTTTTTTTAAAAAAACTCTGTTTAAAGAAGGTGTAACGATCATGACAAACAAAGATTTAACATTTGCTCTTGATATTGGAACAAGATCTGTTGTTGGTTTAATTTTAAAAGAAGAAAACGGCTTCTATCATATTATGGACACGGTTATCAAAGAACATGATAAAAGATCCATGCTTGATGGTCAAATACATGATGTATTATCTGTAGCCAATGTCATTACTTCAGTAAAAGAAGAGCTTGAACACATTTATGGTCCTCTTCATAAAGTATGCGTAGCCGCTGCCGGTCGTGCCTTAAAAACAGAAAGAGCAACCATTTCAATAGAGATCAGTGGAAAGCCTATGATTCAAAAAGAAGATATTCTTCATTTAGAATTAATGGCTGTTCAAATTGCGCAAAAACAGCTTGCTGAAAAACATGAAAACGAACGTTCACATCATTATGATTGTGTTGGTTATTCAGTTCTTCATTACAAATTAGATGGTGAGGAAATAGGTAGTTTAATAGATCAACAAGGCGAAGAAGCAAGCGTTGACATTATCGCAACTTTTTTACCAAAGATTGTTGTCGAATCTTTATTAGCTGCCTTGAATCGTGCAAATCTCGAAATGGAAGCATTAACATTAGAGCCAATTGCTGCTATCAATGTGTTAATTCCCCCTTCCATGAGACGATTAAATGTGGCACTTGTTGACATCGGAGCAGGCACATCAGATATTGCCATTACAGATATGGGCACAATCATTTCTTATGGCATGGTTCCTATCGCTGGGGATGAAATAACGGAAGCTGTTTCGGATGAATTTTTACTGGACTTCCCTAAAGCTGAGGAAGCAAAAAGAAAATTACTTACGGAAGCAACTATTACCATAACTGATATTCTAGGTTTTGAAGCAGAATTACCAAAAGAAGATGTTATAACGAAAATTTCACCAGCGATTGATCGGTTAACAAAAGCAATTAAAGATGAAATTTTACGACTAAATAATAATCATTCACCAAAGGCCGTCATGCTAGTTGGCGGGGGAAGTCAAACTCCAGAATTAGCTAGAAGACTTGCAGCACTTCTAGAATTGGCTGATAATCGTGTTGCCATTAGAGGAATTGATGCTATTTCTCAACTTGAACTTGCCGAACATATTAACAAAGGACCTGAACTTGTTACTCCTATCGGTATTGCTGTTTCATCTAAGCAAAATCCTATACAGTATATTAGTGTAAAAGTGAATGAACGCTCCGTTAGACTTTTTCATATGAAAGCTTTAACCGTAGCAGATAGCTTATTAGCTTCGGGAATTCAGCTTAATAAACTATATGGTAAGCCTGGTATGGCTTTATTTGTAAATGTTAATGGGCAGGCGATTACCATTCCGGGTGAACATGGAACAGCACCATTAATTAGTAAAAACGGAGAAAACTGCTCACTGGAAGATCCTATTAATCACGGAGACATTATTACGGTTGAAAATGGACTAGATGGAAAAGCCCCAGTTGTTTCAATTGGCTCTATACTTGATGAGATTCCTTCTAAAACAATCAGTATAAATGGTGAATCCTATACTCTTCATGCAAGTATTTTATTAAATGACAAAGAAGTATCAAAGGAAGCTATTTTATCAGACCGTGACAGAGTAACATGTATCATCCCTTCATCCATAGAGACTTTTGTTAAAAGTATTGGACATGGAAAAGAACTTGATAAATTAAAAACGTTTTCTGTAAAAATAGACAACAAGATCCATACCATTCAGGTATTTTCAGGAAAGATCATTAAAAACGGCTTAATCGCTTTTAAAGATTCTGTTCTCGAAAATGGGGATATCATCACCATGCAACAAACGAAGATCCCCACACTTCAGGAGTTTGTCCAAGAAGCTGATTTAACACAAAACCAAACTCTGCCTATTATCTATAATGGAAAATCTATTAACCTTGAAAAGCCTGTTACCGAATTTTTCCGCAAGGATGTAAAGTTAACTAATGCAGACCACATCTATAATGGTGATGAGCTTACAACTAAAAAGAGAGTACTTGAACCTTTTATTTTTCAAGACTTGTTTGCTGTTATTGATCTAAAAATTCCTAGTACGGCAAACAGTCAATTTACACTTTTAAAAAATAATCAAGAAGTTAGCTTTCAGGAGCCCCTTACACCTGGTGATGAACTTACAATTAAATGGACTGATTAAAACCAAAAGCGCAAGTGCCTCGTTCAGGCCCGAAAAGCATAAGACGATTTAGAATAGAAGGCGTTTTTTGCCTTATATTCTAAATTGGCTTATGACCTCGAGGGTCTATGCACTGGAGCTGGATGTCGAAGCGTTATCAAAAATTAGTGCAGTTTACAATTTCCTAAACCGGAACAAAAAAGTGTCTGACTCAATTAAGAGTTAGACACTTTTTCTATTACCCGTTAATTTCTTTTTTTAATGCATCATTTGTTATTTTCCAGTGAGAAGCATTCCACACAATTTCTTTTCCTTTAAATAACAATGCTTGTGGTGACTCGTGCTTAATGCCAAATTGCTCAGCAATGTAGTTAGATAATGGACGAGAATCCTGAACATGCAAATGATAACAAGGATACTCGTTATGTTGCCCTGCAAACTCTTGATATTCTTCAAAAGCTGCCTGACTGATTGGACATGTTAGACTGTTTTTAACAAATAGAAATTCTTCATGTTTTTGAAATAATTCTTCAAATTGGTCTACTGTTTCAATTAATTGATTACTCACGTCGTTTCACCCTTCTACAGCTAATGAGAAGCATCTTCAGACTGCTTTTAGTTATTAACTATTTGGTTTTTACTTCCTCTTCAGATTGACTAGAGACTTCCGGAGATGATTGTTTAGTTTCTTGTGTGTTTTCATTAGGTTCCTCTACAGAAGCTTCTTCTTTTTGTCCATCTGATCCTTCTGTAAGCTCCTCTAAAGCATTTGTTATTTCTTTTTCT
This Metabacillus endolithicus DNA region includes the following protein-coding sequences:
- a CDS encoding bifunctional 3-deoxy-7-phosphoheptulonate synthase/chorismate mutase, which produces MSNAELEALRERADEINLQILKLINERGRVVQEIGKAKDAQGVHRYDPVRERKMLNSIKEYNDGPFENSTLQHIFKEIFKASLELQEDDHSKALLVSRKKKPEDTIVEVNGVRIGDGSQSFIIGPCAVESYDQVVAVAEQAVKQGIKILRGGAFKPRTSPYDFQGLGLEGLKILRKVGDEYGLAIISEIVNPADIETALDYVDIIQIGARNMQNFELLKAAGAVRKPVLLKRGLAATIDEFVNAAEYIISQGNDQIILCERGIRTYERATRNTLDISAVPILKQETHLPVFVDVTHSTGRRDLLVPTAKAALAIGADGVMAEVHPDPAVALSDSAQQMDFDQFSNFMSELKPLVKVNA
- a CDS encoding cell division protein FtsA, producing the protein MTNKDLTFALDIGTRSVVGLILKEENGFYHIMDTVIKEHDKRSMLDGQIHDVLSVANVITSVKEELEHIYGPLHKVCVAAAGRALKTERATISIEISGKPMIQKEDILHLELMAVQIAQKQLAEKHENERSHHYDCVGYSVLHYKLDGEEIGSLIDQQGEEASVDIIATFLPKIVVESLLAALNRANLEMEALTLEPIAAINVLIPPSMRRLNVALVDIGAGTSDIAITDMGTIISYGMVPIAGDEITEAVSDEFLLDFPKAEEAKRKLLTEATITITDILGFEAELPKEDVITKISPAIDRLTKAIKDEILRLNNNHSPKAVMLVGGGSQTPELARRLAALLELADNRVAIRGIDAISQLELAEHINKGPELVTPIGIAVSSKQNPIQYISVKVNERSVRLFHMKALTVADSLLASGIQLNKLYGKPGMALFVNVNGQAITIPGEHGTAPLISKNGENCSLEDPINHGDIITVENGLDGKAPVVSIGSILDEIPSKTISINGESYTLHASILLNDKEVSKEAILSDRDRVTCIIPSSIETFVKSIGHGKELDKLKTFSVKIDNKIHTIQVFSGKIIKNGLIAFKDSVLENGDIITMQQTKIPTLQEFVQEADLTQNQTLPIIYNGKSINLEKPVTEFFRKDVKLTNADHIYNGDELTTKKRVLEPFIFQDLFAVIDLKIPSTANSQFTLLKNNQEVSFQEPLTPGDELTIKWTD
- the ytxJ gene encoding bacillithiol system redox-active protein YtxJ yields the protein MSNQLIETVDQFEELFQKHEEFLFVKNSLTCPISQAAFEEYQEFAGQHNEYPCYHLHVQDSRPLSNYIAEQFGIKHESPQALLFKGKEIVWNASHWKITNDALKKEING